Proteins found in one Fibrobacter sp. UWEL genomic segment:
- the opgC gene encoding OpgC domain-containing protein produces the protein MRIRALDSIRGLLLLQMTLDHFGKPISQYLYQCFGFFSAAEGFFFLSGFVGMYAATSKQAKDPTQSWMRKRALRIWIYHLSTLVLMGTLGFFLLPRIRYLFQPIYNHPLEAIPLSLSLVHTPEWMDILPLYVILMLVGSLLFPFFTRAKNKWQVFLLWLPSLGLWLASQFGIRDTVNGIFPSWTHHGVFDPFSWQLVYFTGAAVAAWWKRTDESSTRVIGKLTLPLVFAFTFCLLWSRGALPLPTPGEALTSREHLGALRFADFFTFMMLIGAIVRKWPAALDFKFTNVIGKHSLDVYSSHIVFLLLWFSTPGSIRYSAPWNVIAPVVTCILLWVIAKLREPKH, from the coding sequence GTGAGAATCCGCGCGCTAGATTCCATCCGGGGCCTTTTGCTCCTGCAGATGACCCTGGATCATTTTGGCAAGCCGATTTCCCAATACCTTTATCAGTGCTTCGGCTTCTTCAGTGCGGCCGAAGGCTTTTTTTTCTTGTCCGGTTTTGTGGGGATGTATGCGGCCACCAGCAAACAAGCCAAGGACCCTACCCAGAGCTGGATGCGCAAGCGCGCCCTGAGAATCTGGATCTACCATCTCTCCACACTCGTCCTGATGGGTACGCTAGGGTTCTTTTTGCTCCCTAGAATACGCTATCTCTTTCAGCCCATCTACAACCACCCGCTGGAAGCGATTCCCTTAAGTTTAAGCCTGGTCCACACTCCGGAATGGATGGACATTCTGCCGCTGTATGTCATCCTCATGCTGGTAGGAAGCCTCCTGTTTCCCTTCTTTACGAGGGCGAAGAACAAGTGGCAGGTATTCCTGCTGTGGCTGCCATCCCTAGGGCTTTGGCTCGCCTCGCAATTTGGAATTCGGGATACCGTAAACGGAATCTTTCCCAGCTGGACACACCACGGGGTGTTCGACCCCTTCAGCTGGCAGCTGGTGTATTTCACGGGGGCTGCGGTAGCCGCCTGGTGGAAACGCACCGACGAGAGTTCCACCCGCGTAATAGGCAAGCTGACCTTGCCTTTGGTGTTTGCGTTCACCTTCTGTCTGCTGTGGTCCCGCGGGGCATTGCCGCTCCCCACGCCGGGTGAGGCACTTACCAGCAGAGAACATCTGGGAGCCTTGCGCTTCGCAGACTTCTTCACGTTCATGATGCTTATTGGCGCCATCGTCCGGAAGTGGCCCGCGGCTCTGGACTTCAAGTTTACCAACGTTATCGGCAAGCATAGCCTGGACGTTTATTCCTCCCACATCGTGTTCCTGCTCCTGTGGTTCTCTACCCCAGGCAGCATAAGGTACAGTGCCCCCTGGAACGTCATCGCACCAGTAGTCACCTGCATTTTACTGTGGGTCATCGCCAAACTTAGGGAACCCAAACACTAG
- the cas5c gene encoding type I-C CRISPR-associated protein Cas5c — MEHFMKEFCLEVWGDYACFTRPEMKVERVSYDVITPSAARAIFSCIFWKPAILWHITKIEVLNPIEWVSVRRNELGAVASPKTKELFIEENRQQRAGLFLKNVRYRIYAKQEFIPQNKRPQTRALPENLVDKDEIELLRKDENPGKYNAMFERRAKKGQCFNQPYFGCREFSCHFRLIENIDEEIKNKPSINETRDLGFMLYDMDYSNEKDIKPTFFRAKIENGVINVPAWKSEEIRK; from the coding sequence ATGGAACATTTTATGAAAGAGTTTTGTTTGGAAGTGTGGGGCGATTATGCTTGTTTTACACGTCCGGAAATGAAGGTTGAACGAGTTAGTTATGATGTGATAACGCCTTCTGCCGCTAGAGCTATTTTTTCCTGCATTTTTTGGAAACCTGCAATTTTATGGCATATTACCAAGATTGAAGTTTTGAATCCTATAGAATGGGTTTCTGTGCGTAGAAATGAATTAGGCGCAGTTGCTTCTCCTAAAACAAAGGAATTATTTATTGAAGAAAATCGCCAGCAAAGGGCCGGACTTTTCTTAAAGAATGTTCGCTATCGAATTTATGCTAAGCAGGAGTTTATTCCTCAAAATAAAAGGCCTCAAACAAGAGCATTGCCGGAGAATCTTGTAGATAAGGACGAGATAGAATTACTTCGCAAGGATGAAAATCCAGGAAAGTACAACGCAATGTTTGAGAGAAGGGCGAAAAAGGGCCAATGCTTTAATCAACCTTACTTTGGGTGTCGAGAATTTTCCTGTCATTTTAGGCTTATTGAAAATATTGACGAAGAAATAAAGAATAAACCCTCTATAAACGAGACTCGCGATTTGGGATTCATGTTGTATGATATGGATTACTCAAATGAAAAGGATATTAAGCCCACTTTCTTTAGAGCAAAAATAGAAAATGGCGTAATAAATGTTCCTGCATGGAAAAGTGAGGAGATTCGTAAATGA
- the cas7c gene encoding type I-C CRISPR-associated protein Cas7/Csd2: MEKETIKHRYDFVLLFDVKDGNPNGDPDAGNLPRVDAETGMGLVTDVCLKRKVRNFVQIAKQGSAGFDIFIKEKAVLNNAIDASHETDAVKNASKDKKTDAARQVMCDAYYDIRTFGAVLSTGKNAGQVRGPVQMTFGRSVDPVVTLEHSITRMAVATEKEAEKQNGDNRTMGRKFTVPYGLYVSHGFVSANFAAQTGFTDEDLTLFWEALEKMFWEDHSAARGEMNVRGLYVFEHESALGNAPADALFAKIKISKKDDSAPARSFDDYVVEVDDSSLPNGVTLTKKVG; this comes from the coding sequence ATGGAAAAAGAAACTATCAAACATCGCTATGATTTTGTGTTGCTTTTCGATGTGAAAGATGGCAACCCCAATGGAGATCCTGATGCAGGTAATTTGCCTCGCGTAGATGCCGAAACAGGCATGGGACTCGTAACAGACGTTTGCTTGAAGCGAAAGGTTCGCAATTTTGTACAGATTGCAAAGCAAGGCTCTGCAGGTTTCGATATCTTCATTAAAGAAAAGGCTGTATTGAACAACGCAATCGATGCCTCTCATGAAACTGATGCGGTCAAAAATGCCAGTAAAGACAAGAAAACGGATGCTGCACGCCAAGTAATGTGCGATGCATATTATGATATCCGTACATTCGGCGCCGTGTTAAGTACAGGGAAAAATGCGGGGCAGGTTCGTGGCCCTGTTCAAATGACTTTTGGTCGTTCTGTTGATCCAGTGGTTACTTTAGAACATAGTATTACTCGAATGGCGGTAGCCACTGAAAAAGAAGCGGAAAAGCAGAATGGTGACAATAGAACCATGGGCCGAAAGTTTACTGTTCCCTACGGTCTTTATGTTTCCCATGGTTTTGTGTCTGCAAATTTTGCTGCACAAACAGGCTTCACTGACGAAGACTTAACTCTTTTCTGGGAAGCTCTTGAAAAGATGTTCTGGGAAGACCATTCCGCTGCTCGAGGCGAAATGAATGTCCGTGGACTTTATGTCTTTGAACATGAATCTGCATTAGGCAATGCTCCTGCCGATGCTCTTTTTGCAAAAATTAAGATTTCCAAAAAGGATGATTCAGCACCGGCACGTTCCTTCGACGATTATGTGGTAGAAGTTGATGATTCTTCTCTGCCTAATGGTGTTACTTTGACAAAGAAAGTTGGTTAA
- the cas4 gene encoding CRISPR-associated protein Cas4 — translation MPYTDEDCIAISGLQHLAFCKRQWGLIHLDQEWAENFLTAEGRVMHERVDSGYQEFRRGVRQYSDLHIRNLELGLYGRMDVLEVEKTDGPSIDIPWINLSGNWKLRPVEFKHGKPKNHDADLIQLCAQALCIEEMTGIPITEGSIYYCEIRRRTEYSFSEDIRSRTIELTNEAHSLIKSGKLPTAEKNHNCKSCSLIEFCQPRVNQSARMEKYYQELFG, via the coding sequence ATGCCGTATACCGATGAAGATTGCATCGCCATATCAGGTTTACAACATTTGGCCTTTTGCAAAAGACAATGGGGGCTTATTCATTTAGACCAGGAATGGGCAGAAAATTTCTTAACTGCAGAAGGTCGGGTAATGCACGAACGAGTGGATTCGGGATATCAAGAATTTCGTCGAGGTGTACGTCAGTATTCTGACCTCCATATACGGAATTTAGAGCTTGGATTGTATGGCAGAATGGATGTTCTTGAAGTTGAAAAAACTGACGGTCCGAGTATTGATATTCCGTGGATAAATCTTTCGGGTAATTGGAAATTGAGGCCTGTTGAATTCAAACACGGAAAACCTAAAAATCATGACGCCGACTTAATTCAGTTGTGCGCACAGGCTTTGTGTATTGAAGAAATGACTGGGATTCCTATTACTGAGGGTTCCATTTATTACTGTGAAATTCGACGAAGAACGGAATATTCTTTTTCTGAAGATATCCGAAGTAGAACCATTGAATTAACAAACGAAGCCCATTCTTTGATCAAATCTGGAAAACTTCCGACTGCCGAGAAAAATCATAATTGCAAGTCATGCTCACTTATTGAGTTTTGCCAGCCAAGAGTAAATCAGTCTGCTAGAATGGAAAAATATTATCAGGAGTTATTTGGATGA
- the cas1c gene encoding type I-C CRISPR-associated endonuclease Cas1c — MKLVKNTLYVTLEGAWVHKEGEAVTIHKEHSKVAQFPLHQIGEIVCFGFGIGVSPNLTEHCASKGVTITYVDGRGKFLARMQGPVHGNVLLRRSQYRIADNPEMSLSIAKCCIAAKIQNQRNVLLRHLRNHPNCDGEMELKSSISAMEHSLTTVKNVSEAGTLRGIEGDAADRYFSVFNYLILNKDSEFVFKSRNRRPPMDRINAMLSYAYSILALDIRSALECVGLDPYVGFLHVDRPGRPSLALDLMEEFRAPIADRLVLSLVNLKQVNSKGFKVQPNGEVEMNDETRKTLLAAWQKRKTEELYHPLLEESMQTGMLYVEQARLLAKCVRGDIEYYPAYLWR, encoded by the coding sequence ATGAAACTTGTAAAAAATACACTGTATGTAACTCTTGAGGGGGCTTGGGTTCATAAGGAAGGCGAGGCTGTGACCATTCATAAGGAACATTCTAAAGTAGCTCAATTTCCATTACATCAAATAGGGGAAATTGTGTGTTTTGGTTTTGGTATCGGGGTGTCTCCCAATTTGACAGAACATTGTGCATCAAAAGGAGTAACGATTACTTATGTAGATGGGCGGGGTAAATTCCTGGCACGAATGCAAGGACCTGTTCACGGAAATGTTCTACTTCGTCGCTCTCAATATCGAATTGCTGATAATCCAGAGATGTCTCTGTCAATTGCTAAATGTTGCATTGCAGCAAAGATTCAGAATCAAAGAAATGTGTTGCTAAGACATTTAAGAAATCATCCTAATTGCGATGGCGAAATGGAATTGAAGAGTTCTATTTCTGCAATGGAGCATTCTTTAACTACTGTAAAGAATGTTAGCGAAGCAGGAACCTTACGAGGGATTGAAGGTGATGCTGCGGACCGCTATTTTAGTGTTTTCAATTATTTGATATTGAACAAGGATTCTGAATTCGTTTTTAAATCAAGAAACAGAAGACCTCCAATGGACCGGATAAATGCGATGCTTTCCTATGCATATTCTATTCTCGCTCTTGATATTCGGTCTGCGTTAGAATGTGTCGGGCTTGATCCTTATGTGGGATTTTTACATGTAGATAGGCCGGGAAGGCCTAGTCTAGCACTAGATTTGATGGAGGAATTTAGAGCCCCCATAGCAGATCGACTTGTTCTTAGCTTGGTTAATTTGAAACAGGTTAATTCAAAAGGATTTAAGGTACAGCCTAATGGTGAAGTAGAAATGAATGATGAAACGAGAAAGACTCTTCTTGCTGCATGGCAAAAAAGAAAAACAGAAGAATTATACCATCCATTACTTGAGGAATCTATGCAAACCGGCATGCTGTATGTAGAACAAGCTCGCCTTTTAGCGAAATGTGTTCGTGGTGACATTGAATACTATCCTGCTTATTTATGGAGGTAA
- a CDS encoding glycogen synthase: MNILAVSPEAGNWKHTSPLATAVNRMTDAFASSGVKVLTCSPLYKSLMVDLESYHCIYTGVEKLQGKSYEIYVSDKDPLHTYIYNEEFFDRPDVYGPPDEIPYSDNHLRFAFLASAALAYAEATEFKCQAIMGHEWGGALVGALSRTTYAGYAGEIPFFFNIHNITYDFHVASSEIEKIGLSRENYNMDGYEFWGKVSLLKAGILYATKVLFPSPGYRDAMLNTNLPGGLSGFLNRNADKLIGVQFGVSYQVWDFNDQDCLPIKEAKRRAKHALQEKLGQNLDQKLVMYVHLDSEAGNTSETLATVLSDIARLDIFIIVGISSKDPDWDYYKNFSNQYPTVMAIHDLEDDTVDSNIVLRDMLAGSDLLFAANLREPSSSIILKAMAAGTIPLTGRTVGVATMLTDYGLETAGEANAFLVDDANAPDQMLRRTKDTENVFKTEVADWDKCVVNAYSGFHYEWCRTVSKYLLILGELGI; encoded by the coding sequence ATGAACATCCTGGCCGTAAGCCCTGAAGCAGGTAACTGGAAACATACCAGCCCCCTGGCCACAGCGGTTAACCGCATGACCGATGCTTTCGCAAGCAGCGGCGTCAAGGTACTGACCTGTTCGCCCCTCTACAAGAGTCTGATGGTCGATCTTGAGAGCTACCACTGCATCTATACCGGTGTAGAAAAGCTCCAGGGCAAGTCCTACGAGATCTACGTTTCCGACAAGGACCCCCTCCACACTTACATCTATAACGAAGAATTTTTCGACAGACCGGATGTATACGGTCCCCCTGACGAAATTCCCTATTCCGACAACCACCTGCGCTTTGCGTTCCTGGCATCCGCCGCTTTGGCCTACGCCGAAGCTACCGAATTCAAGTGCCAGGCAATCATGGGCCACGAATGGGGCGGCGCTTTGGTAGGCGCTCTGTCCCGAACCACCTATGCAGGTTACGCCGGCGAGATTCCGTTCTTCTTCAACATCCATAACATCACTTACGATTTCCACGTAGCTTCCAGCGAGATCGAGAAAATCGGTCTTAGCCGCGAAAACTACAACATGGATGGTTATGAATTCTGGGGCAAGGTCAGCCTTCTGAAGGCCGGCATCCTGTATGCAACCAAGGTCCTGTTCCCGTCTCCCGGTTACCGCGACGCCATGCTCAACACCAACCTCCCCGGTGGTCTGAGCGGCTTCCTCAACCGCAACGCCGACAAGCTGATCGGCGTACAGTTCGGCGTGAGCTACCAGGTCTGGGACTTCAACGACCAGGATTGCCTCCCCATCAAGGAAGCCAAGCGCAGGGCCAAGCACGCCCTCCAGGAAAAGCTGGGTCAGAACCTTGACCAGAAGCTCGTCATGTACGTCCACCTGGATTCCGAAGCAGGCAACACCTCCGAAACCCTGGCAACGGTCCTTTCCGACATCGCCCGTCTCGACATCTTCATTATCGTGGGCATCTCCTCCAAGGACCCCGACTGGGATTACTACAAGAATTTTTCCAACCAGTATCCTACGGTCATGGCCATCCACGACCTGGAAGACGACACTGTCGACAGCAACATCGTGCTCCGCGACATGCTGGCTGGTTCCGACCTGCTGTTCGCAGCAAACCTCCGCGAACCGTCCTCTTCCATTATCCTCAAGGCAATGGCAGCGGGAACCATCCCTCTGACCGGCCGCACCGTAGGTGTAGCAACTATGCTCACGGACTACGGTCTGGAAACTGCCGGCGAAGCAAACGCCTTCCTGGTAGACGACGCCAACGCTCCCGACCAGATGCTTCGCCGCACCAAGGACACCGAGAACGTGTTCAAGACCGAAGTGGCCGACTGGGACAAGTGCGTAGTCAACGCCTACAGCGGCTTCCACTACGAATGGTGCAGAACCGTCTCCAAGTATTTGCTGATTCTCGGCGAACTGGGAATCTAA
- the cas8c gene encoding type I-C CRISPR-associated protein Cas8c/Csd1 — translation MILQALYDYYQRKSSDPESGIAPEGFEWKEIPFIVVIDYNGNFIRLEDTRTIEGKIKRAKSFLVPASVSRSAGIKPNFLWDNATYTLGVPGTKKADKKAAAKLAAFIDVLEKSTLKDTKEIVALVKFLKSDPIQKISELLKENEAWLEVQEVVPNVTFSFNGESEKEPVCSRFNDVIKDYLKETPSTENVGTCLITGDNKPLARLHTLISGFPGAQSAGAGIVSFNNKSFCSYGKDQSFNAPVSESAMFAYTTALKMMLAKDSKNKLRIGETSVIFWSDKKTEFEENFPFFFGYEKDNPDADIRAVKQLYDSVYTGVSVPNSDAKFFVLGLSPNAARLSVRFWHAGCISDFSSKIKQHFDDLEIIRGPKDEGKYALFWLLSAISLEGKTDNLPPILVGRLMDAIFKGSPYPELLLNQTLSRIRADRNISRIRADRNISRIRAGILKAYLKRKQRIYNNEEKEITVALDTTNTNEGYLLGRLFAVLEKLQEDAQPGINTTIKDRYYGAASSTPITVFPQLLKLKVHHLAKLDNQGLKVNFEKRIGEIMELLPPSMPSHMNLEDQAKFAVGYYHQRQDFFKKKETENN, via the coding sequence ATGATTTTACAAGCTCTCTATGATTATTACCAACGCAAAAGTAGCGATCCTGAAAGTGGAATTGCCCCAGAAGGTTTTGAATGGAAAGAAATCCCATTCATTGTTGTGATTGACTACAATGGAAATTTTATTCGACTAGAAGATACTCGGACTATAGAAGGAAAGATAAAAAGAGCTAAGTCATTTTTAGTTCCAGCATCTGTATCTAGATCTGCAGGCATTAAGCCAAATTTTCTTTGGGATAATGCAACCTATACATTAGGGGTTCCGGGAACAAAAAAGGCCGACAAGAAAGCTGCAGCAAAACTTGCTGCTTTTATTGACGTACTTGAAAAATCAACGCTAAAGGATACAAAAGAAATTGTTGCTTTGGTAAAGTTTTTAAAATCTGATCCCATACAAAAGATTTCAGAATTATTGAAGGAAAATGAGGCTTGGCTGGAAGTTCAAGAAGTAGTACCTAATGTTACATTTTCCTTTAATGGTGAATCTGAAAAGGAACCCGTCTGTTCTAGGTTCAATGATGTTATAAAAGATTATCTAAAAGAAACGCCTTCAACAGAAAATGTTGGCACTTGCTTGATAACGGGTGATAATAAACCTTTGGCAAGGCTCCATACACTGATATCGGGCTTTCCTGGGGCGCAATCTGCAGGAGCAGGGATTGTATCTTTTAATAATAAAAGTTTTTGTTCTTACGGAAAAGACCAAAGCTTTAATGCTCCTGTGTCGGAATCCGCGATGTTTGCCTATACCACAGCATTGAAAATGATGTTGGCCAAAGACTCTAAAAATAAATTGCGTATTGGCGAAACTTCCGTTATTTTTTGGTCTGATAAAAAGACCGAGTTCGAGGAAAATTTCCCGTTTTTCTTTGGCTATGAAAAAGATAATCCAGATGCAGATATTCGTGCGGTAAAACAATTGTACGATTCTGTTTATACAGGAGTGTCAGTGCCAAATTCAGATGCAAAATTCTTTGTACTGGGGTTATCTCCTAATGCAGCAAGACTTTCTGTTCGTTTTTGGCACGCAGGGTGCATCAGTGATTTTTCGTCAAAAATCAAACAGCACTTTGATGATCTAGAAATTATTCGAGGTCCTAAAGATGAAGGGAAATATGCACTATTTTGGTTACTGAGTGCAATTTCGCTTGAAGGGAAAACTGATAATTTGCCTCCAATTTTGGTAGGGCGATTAATGGATGCCATTTTTAAAGGTTCTCCTTATCCGGAACTTTTACTAAACCAAACATTATCTAGGATTCGAGCTGATCGGAATATTTCAAGGATTCGAGCTGATCGGAATATTTCAAGGATTCGAGCGGGAATATTAAAGGCTTATTTGAAACGCAAACAAAGAATTTATAACAATGAAGAGAAGGAGATAACAGTGGCTTTAGATACAACAAATACGAATGAAGGTTACCTTTTGGGTCGTCTTTTTGCAGTACTTGAAAAATTGCAGGAAGATGCTCAACCTGGAATCAATACAACCATTAAGGATCGCTATTATGGCGCAGCATCCTCAACGCCGATTACAGTTTTTCCGCAGTTGCTTAAGTTGAAGGTTCATCATTTGGCCAAACTTGACAACCAAGGCCTCAAAGTGAATTTTGAAAAGAGAATTGGTGAGATTATGGAACTGCTACCACCCTCTATGCCATCTCATATGAATTTAGAAGATCAAGCAAAATTTGCAGTTGGTTACTATCATCAACGCCAAGATTTTTTTAAGAAAAAAGAAACTGAAAATAACTAA
- the cas2 gene encoding CRISPR-associated endonuclease Cas2: MLVLVTYDVSTVTAAGKRRLNQVAKACKDFGNRAQNSVFECEVDPAQWCVLKDRLLKIVDLNQDSLRFYYLGSNWERKVEHLGVKEPPDMHDLLVI; this comes from the coding sequence ATGCTAGTACTTGTGACATACGACGTTTCTACGGTAACTGCTGCTGGCAAACGAAGACTTAATCAAGTTGCAAAGGCTTGTAAAGACTTTGGGAATCGTGCACAAAATTCTGTTTTTGAATGCGAAGTTGATCCTGCGCAATGGTGTGTATTAAAAGATCGCTTGCTAAAAATCGTGGATTTGAATCAGGATAGCTTAAGGTTTTACTATCTTGGCAGTAACTGGGAGCGAAAGGTTGAACACCTTGGCGTAAAAGAACCGCCAGATATGCATGATTTATTGGTGATATAA